Proteins from one Ascaphus truei isolate aAscTru1 chromosome 19, aAscTru1.hap1, whole genome shotgun sequence genomic window:
- the LOC142470193 gene encoding uncharacterized protein LOC142470193, which produces MAEESGSRKEENPTVSHIYTLKEHEHASTPIKKWDKGNTNAQKINKNLSVMTYKCSECGKKFNNKSDCTIHQRTHNTESLYNCSECDECFTSNSALVKHQTIHKGGKLFPCFECGEIFLWNSTLVTHQRIHTGERPFVCSECGKSFSRKPDLIKHKRTHTGVRPFVCSDCGKSFYVKSDLVRHQKIHTGEKPFVCSECGKSFSLKTSLVKHQKIHTGEKPFVCSECGNSFSLKKDLVRHQKIHTGEKPFVCSECGKSFSQSSILVAHQRLHTGYKKRDTAHNAHRERPCICSECGKCFLWHAYLVAHQRIHTGERLYVCSDCGKSFSVKSHLVRHQKIHTGEKPFVCSECGTCFYSGSNLNKHQIIHRGKTKTICLL; this is translated from the exons ATGGCTGAGGAATCGGGCTCACGTAAAGAAGAAAATCCCACAgtttcccacatatatacactgaAAGAACATGAACATGCATCTACTCCTATTAAGAAGTGGGACAAAGGAAACACTAATGCCCAGAAAATTAACAAAAACCTGTCAGTAATGACGTATAAGTGCAGTGAATGTGGTAAAAAGTTTAATAATAAATCAGATTGTACAATTCACCAAagaacacacaatacagaaaGCCTGTATAATTGCTCTGAATGTGATGAATGCTTTACTAGTAACTCGgctcttgttaaacatcagacAATTCACAAGGGAGGGAAATTGTTTCCTTGCTTTGAATGTGGGGAAATATTTTTGTGGAACTCAACTCTTGTtacacatcagagaattcacacaggtgagagaccatttgtttgctctgaatgcgGGAAAAGTTTTTCCCGTAAGCCAGATCTAATTAAACACAAGAGAACTCACACAGGAGTGAGACCATTTGTTTGCTCAGATTGTGGAAAATCGTTTTACGTTAAGTCAGATCTTGTTAGACATCAgaaaattcacacaggagagaagccatttgtttgctctgaatgtgggaaatcttTTTCTCTTAAGACAAGTTTGGTTAAACATCAGAAAATTCACACAGGCGAGaagccatttgtttgctctgaatgcgGGAATTCTTTTTCTCTTAAGAAAGATCTTGTTAGACATCAgaaaattcacacaggagagaagccatttgtttgctctgaatgtggaaaaTCTTTTTCTCAGAGTTCAATTCTTGTTGCACATCAGAGACTTCACACAGGATACAAAAAaagagacacagcgcacaacgctcata gagaaagaccatgtatttgctctgaatgtggaaaaTGTTTTTTGTGGCACGCATATCTTGTtgcacatcagagaattcacacaggagagagactatATGTTTGCTCTGACTGTGGGAAATCTTTTTCCGTTAAGTCACATCTTGTTAGACATCAgaaaattcacacaggagagaagccatttgtttgctctgaatgtgggacctGTTTTTACTCAGGCTCAAACCTTAATAAACATCAGATAATTCACAGAGGCAAGACCAagaccatttgtttgctctga